In a genomic window of Penaeus chinensis breed Huanghai No. 1 chromosome 30, ASM1920278v2, whole genome shotgun sequence:
- the LOC125041499 gene encoding cuticle protein CP1499-like isoform X1 has protein sequence MIYSTWWVIISTSSRQQRHRDHNPVNWQPGVSCTLHNLQSPLKVLLAVLGVCSAAPFIGDTPEVQAEKARFFQAFRAAQAAAAPQQAFYHQAAPVQAKWTGPVAATIPAGVDGTITPVGDTAEVAAARNAFLNAYRAQVVATVGTAPVVHSPAPVYNAIPAVPQQVFQQTFHHAAPVQPKWTGPVAATVPAGLPGSAPQVADTAEVAAAKQAFFNTYRQQAAAAAAPSAHYF, from the exons ATGATATACAGCACCTGGTGGGTCATTATTTCA ACATCCAGTCGACAACAGCGGCACCGTGATCATAATCCAGTCAACTGGCAGCCAGGTGTCTCTTGCACGCTGCACAATCTTCAATCTCCTCTCAAG GTTCTTTTGGCAGTGCTGGGAGTGTGCTCGGCTGCCCCCTTCATCGGGGACACGCCCGAAGTGCAGGCTGAGAAAGCGCGGTTCTTCCAAGCCTTCCGCGCTGCTCAGGCTGCTGCCGCTCCCCAGCAGGCCTTCTATCACCAGGCTGCTCCTGTGCAGGCCAAGTGGACTGGACCAGTTGCTGCCACCATCCCCGCCGGCGTCGACGGCACCATCACCCCCGTGGGCGACACCGCAGAGGTTGCTGCCGCCCGCAACGCCTTCCTCAACGCCTACCGCGCCCAGGTTGTAGCCACGGTCGGCACTGCCCCCGTCGTCCACTCCCCCGCCCCAGTTTACAATGCCATCCCAGCCGTGCCCCAGCAGGTCTTCCAGCAGACCTTCCACCACGCCGCCCCCGTGCAGCCCAAGTGGACCGGCCCCGTGGCAGCCACCGTGCCCGCCGGACTCCCAGGCTCCGCCCCGCAGGTCGCCGACACCGCCGAAGTCGCAGCCGCCAAGCAGGCCTTCTTCAACACGTACCGACAGCAGGCAGCAGCTGCGGCAGCCCCCTCGGCCCACTACTTCTAG
- the LOC125041083 gene encoding uncharacterized protein LOC125041083 yields the protein MRKLIHLWSGSPPQGLRLAFAARLYKGSGCLGSPQYGSSSTKVNMKSLVLLAVLGVCSAAPFIGDTPEVQAEKARFFQAFRAAQAAAAPQQAFQTVVPVQARWTGPVAATIPAGVGGTITPVGDTAEVAAARNAFLNAYNAQVRATVGTVPVVQTQAFSVAPVVPQQVFQHTFQQAVPVQARWTGPVAATIPAGVDGTVTPVGDTAEVAAARNAFLNAYRAQVAATVGTAPVVNTFSQAVPQQVFQQTFQQAAPVQARWTGPVAATVPAGLPGSAHQVADTAEVAAAKQAFFSAYQRQVAAAARPF from the exons atgaggaag CTTATCCATCTCTGGTCAGGGTCTCCGCCTCAAGGTCTTCGCCTGGCCTTCGCCGCCCGCCTATATAAAGGGAGCGGGTGCCTTGGGTCGCCACAGTACGGTTCTTCGTCCACGAAAGTCAACATGAAGTCTCTG GTTCTTTTGGCAGTGCTGGGAGTGTGCTCGGCTGCCCCTTTCATCGGGGACACGCCCGAAGTGCAGGCTGAGAAAGCGCGGTTCTTCCAAGCCTTCCGCGCTGCTCAGGCTGCCGCCGCTCCCCAGCAGGCTTTCCAGACTGTGGTGCCCGTGCAGGCCAGGTGGACGGGCCCAGTGGCTGCCACCATCCCCGCCGGCGTCGGCGGCACCATCACCCCCGTGGGCGACACCGCAGAGGTAGCCGCCGCCCGCAACGCCTTCCTCAACGCCTACAACGCACAGGTTAGGGCCACCGTAGGCACCGTGCCCGTGGTGCAGACCCAAGCCTTCAGCGTCGCCCCTGTTGTTCCCCAGCAGGTCTTCCAGCACACCTTCCAGCAGGCTGTTCCTGTGCAGGCCAGGTGGACCGGACCAGTGGCTGCCACCATCCCCGCCGGCGTCGACGGCACTGTCACCCCCGTGGGCGACACCGCTGAGGTGGCCGCCGCCCGCAACGCCTTCCTCAACGCCTACCGCGCCCAGGTGGCAGCCACGGTTGGCACTGCCCCCGTCGTCAACACCTTCAGCCAGGCCGTGCCCCAGCAGGTCTTCCAGCAGACCTTCCAGCAGGCGGCCCCCGTGCAGGCCAGGTGGACCGGCCCCGTGGCAGCCACCGTGCCCGCCGGACTCCCAGGCTCCGCCCATCAGGTCGCCGACACCGCAGAAGTCGCAGCCGCCAAGCAGGCCTTCTTCAGCGCCTACCAGAGGCAGGTCGCGGCCGCGGCGCGCCCCTTCTAG
- the LOC125041082 gene encoding uncharacterized protein LOC125041082, with product MSSSIYVLQALERFKALTINQPALSISGQGLRLKVFAWPSPPAYIKGAGALGRHIYVLYTEAQCLEEYAQRLKRNLFLPQVLLAVLGVCSAAPFIGDTPEVQAEKARFFQAFRAAQAAAAPQQAFQTVVPVQARWTGPVAATIPAGVGGTITPVGDTAEVAAARNAFLNAYNAQVRATVGTVPVVQTQAFSVAPVVPQQVFQHTFQQAVPVQARWTGPVAATIPAGVDGTVTPVGDTAEVAAARNAFLNAYRAQVAATVGTAPVVNTFSQAVPQQVFQQTFQQAAPVQARWTGPVAATVPAGLPGSAHQVADTAEVAAAKQAFFSAYQRQVAAAARPF from the exons ATGTCGTCTAGCATTTACGTTCTGCAAGCCCTAGAAAGATTCAAGGCACTGACCATTAACCAACCAGC CTTATCCATCTCTGGTCAGGGTCTCCGCCTCAAGGTCTTCGCCTGGCCTTCGCCGCCCGCCTATATAAAGGGAGCGGGAGCCTTGGGTCGCCACA TTTATGTCTTATATACGGAAGCACAATGTCTTGAGGAATATGCACAGCGTTTAAAGAGAAATTTGTTTCTTCCGCAGGTCCTTTTGGCAGTGCTGGGAGTGTGCTCGGCTGCCCCTTTCATCGGGGACACGCCCGAAGTGCAGGCTGAGAAAGCGCGGTTCTTCCAAGCCTTCCGCGCTGCTCAGGCTGCCGCCGCTCCCCAGCAGGCTTTCCAGACTGTGGTGCCCGTGCAGGCCAGGTGGACGGGCCCAGTGGCTGCCACCATCCCCGCCGGCGTCGGCGGCACCATCACCCCCGTGGGCGACACCGCAGAGGTGGCCGCCGCCCGCAACGCCTTCCTCAACGCCTACAACGCACAGGTTAGGGCCACCGTAGGCACCGTGCCCGTGGTGCAGACCCAAGCCTTCAGCGTCGCCCCTGTTGTTCCCCAGCAGGTCTTCCAGCACACCTTCCAGCAGGCTGTTCCTGTGCAGGCCAGGTGGACCGGACCAGTGGCTGCCACCATCCCCGCCGGCGTCGACGGCACTGTCACCCCCGTGGGCGACACCGCTGAGGTGGCCGCCGCCCGCAACGCCTTCCTCAACGCCTACCGCGCCCAGGTGGCAGCCACGGTTGGCACTGCCCCCGTCGTCAACACCTTCAGCCAGGCCGTGCCCCAGCAGGTCTTCCAGCAGACCTTCCAGCAGGCGGCCCCCGTGCAGGCCAGGTGGACCGGCCCCGTGGCAGCCACCGTGCCCGCCGGACTCCCAGGCTCCGCCCATCAGGTTGCCGACACCGCAGAAGTCGCAGCCGCCAAGCAGGCCTTCTTCAGCGCCTACCAGAGGCAGGTCGCGGCCGCGGCGCGCCCCTTCTAG
- the LOC125041499 gene encoding cuticle protein CP1499-like isoform X2, whose translation MKVEERETSSRQQRHRDHNPVNWQPGVSCTLHNLQSPLKVLLAVLGVCSAAPFIGDTPEVQAEKARFFQAFRAAQAAAAPQQAFYHQAAPVQAKWTGPVAATIPAGVDGTITPVGDTAEVAAARNAFLNAYRAQVVATVGTAPVVHSPAPVYNAIPAVPQQVFQQTFHHAAPVQPKWTGPVAATVPAGLPGSAPQVADTAEVAAAKQAFFNTYRQQAAAAAAPSAHYF comes from the exons ATGAAAGTAGAAGAAAGGGAG ACATCCAGTCGACAACAGCGGCACCGTGATCATAATCCAGTCAACTGGCAGCCAGGTGTCTCTTGCACGCTGCACAATCTTCAATCTCCTCTCAAG GTTCTTTTGGCAGTGCTGGGAGTGTGCTCGGCTGCCCCCTTCATCGGGGACACGCCCGAAGTGCAGGCTGAGAAAGCGCGGTTCTTCCAAGCCTTCCGCGCTGCTCAGGCTGCTGCCGCTCCCCAGCAGGCCTTCTATCACCAGGCTGCTCCTGTGCAGGCCAAGTGGACTGGACCAGTTGCTGCCACCATCCCCGCCGGCGTCGACGGCACCATCACCCCCGTGGGCGACACCGCAGAGGTTGCTGCCGCCCGCAACGCCTTCCTCAACGCCTACCGCGCCCAGGTTGTAGCCACGGTCGGCACTGCCCCCGTCGTCCACTCCCCCGCCCCAGTTTACAATGCCATCCCAGCCGTGCCCCAGCAGGTCTTCCAGCAGACCTTCCACCACGCCGCCCCCGTGCAGCCCAAGTGGACCGGCCCCGTGGCAGCCACCGTGCCCGCCGGACTCCCAGGCTCCGCCCCGCAGGTCGCCGACACCGCCGAAGTCGCAGCCGCCAAGCAGGCCTTCTTCAACACGTACCGACAGCAGGCAGCAGCTGCGGCAGCCCCCTCGGCCCACTACTTCTAG
- the LOC125041499 gene encoding cuticle protein CP1499-like isoform X3, producing MRVLVLLAVLGVCSAAPFIGDTPEVQAEKARFFQAFRAAQAAAAPQQAFYHQAAPVQAKWTGPVAATIPAGVDGTITPVGDTAEVAAARNAFLNAYRAQVVATVGTAPVVHSPAPVYNAIPAVPQQVFQQTFHHAAPVQPKWTGPVAATVPAGLPGSAPQVADTAEVAAAKQAFFNTYRQQAAAAAAPSAHYF from the exons ATGAGAGTTCTG GTTCTTTTGGCAGTGCTGGGAGTGTGCTCGGCTGCCCCCTTCATCGGGGACACGCCCGAAGTGCAGGCTGAGAAAGCGCGGTTCTTCCAAGCCTTCCGCGCTGCTCAGGCTGCTGCCGCTCCCCAGCAGGCCTTCTATCACCAGGCTGCTCCTGTGCAGGCCAAGTGGACTGGACCAGTTGCTGCCACCATCCCCGCCGGCGTCGACGGCACCATCACCCCCGTGGGCGACACCGCAGAGGTTGCTGCCGCCCGCAACGCCTTCCTCAACGCCTACCGCGCCCAGGTTGTAGCCACGGTCGGCACTGCCCCCGTCGTCCACTCCCCCGCCCCAGTTTACAATGCCATCCCAGCCGTGCCCCAGCAGGTCTTCCAGCAGACCTTCCACCACGCCGCCCCCGTGCAGCCCAAGTGGACCGGCCCCGTGGCAGCCACCGTGCCCGCCGGACTCCCAGGCTCCGCCCCGCAGGTCGCCGACACCGCCGAAGTCGCAGCCGCCAAGCAGGCCTTCTTCAACACGTACCGACAGCAGGCAGCAGCTGCGGCAGCCCCCTCGGCCCACTACTTCTAG
- the LOC125041084 gene encoding uncharacterized protein LOC125041084, with product MRHASWLYFPILLRANRCDPSCLSLLNHSLSISGQGLRLKVFAWPSPPAYIKGAGALGRHIYVLYTEAQCLEEYAQRLKRNLFLPQVLLAVLGVCSAAPFIGDTPEVQAEKARFFQAFRAAQAAAAPQQAFQTVVPVQTRWTGPVAATIPAGVGGTITPVGDTAEVAAARNAFLNAYNAQVRATVGTVPVVQTPAFSVAPVVPQQVFQHTFQQAVPVQARWTGPVAATIPAGVDGTVTPVGDTAEVAAARNAFLNAYRAQVAATVGTAPVVNTFSQAVPQQVFQQTFQQAAPVQARWTGPVAATVPAGLPGSAHQVADTAEVAAAKQAFFSAYQRQVAAAARPF from the exons ATGCGCCACGCCTCGTGGTTATATTTCCCCATCCTTCTAAGGGCCAATCGGTGTGAT CCGTCCTGCCTGAGTTTATTGAACCACAGCTTATCCATCTCTGGTCAGGGTCTCCGCCTCAAGGTCTTCGCCTGGCCTTCGCCGCCCGCCTATATAAAGGGAGCGGGAGCCTTGGGTCGCCACA TTTATGTCTTATATACGGAAGCACAATGTCTTGAGGAATATGCACAGCGTTTAAAGAGAAATTTGTTTCTTCCGCAGGTCCTTTTGGCAGTGCTGGGAGTGTGCTCGGCTGCCCCTTTCATCGGGGACACGCCCGAAGTGCAGGCTGAGAAAGCGCGGTTCTTCCAAGCCTTCCGCGCTGCTCAGGCTGCCGCCGCTCCCCAGCAGGCTTTCCAGACTGTGGTGCCCGTGCAGACCAGGTGGACGGGCCCAGTGGCTGCCACCATCCCCGCCGGCGTCGGCGGCACCATCACCCCCGTGGGCGACACCGCAGAGGTGGCCGCCGCCCGCAACGCCTTCCTCAACGCCTACAACGCACAGGTTAGGGCCACCGTAGGCACCGTGCCCGTGGTGCAGACCCCAGCCTTCAGCGTCGCCCCTGTTGTTCCCCAGCAGGTCTTCCAGCACACCTTCCAGCAGGCTGTTCCTGTGCAGGCCAGGTGGACCGGACCAGTGGCTGCCACCATCCCCGCCGGCGTCGACGGCACTGTCACCCCCGTGGGCGACACCGCTGAGGTGGCCGCCGCCCGCAACGCCTTCCTCAACGCCTACCGCGCCCAGGTGGCAGCCACGGTTGGCACTGCCCCCGTCGTCAACACCTTCAGCCAGGCCGTGCCCCAGCAGGTCTTCCAGCAGACCTTTCAGCAGGCGGCCCCCGTGCAGGCCAGGTGGACCGGCCCCGTGGCAGCCACCGTGCCCGCCGGACTCCCAGGCTCCGCCCATCAGGTCGCCGACACCGCAGAAGTCGCAGCCGCCAAGCAGGCCTTCTTCAGCGCCTACCAGAGGCAGGTCGCGGCCGCGGCGCGCCCCTTCTAG